In one window of Tenacibaculum mesophilum DNA:
- a CDS encoding FKBP-type peptidyl-prolyl cis-trans isomerase yields MKLTNILAATVVGLSIVSCSNGQFKQKSSLATEVDSVSYALGLDMANKIKMNFDDMDQDLFVQGFKNGMDSTNLLVESKDINNILRAFFQKKQQEKMKQMQEEQAKKAEAEFGDNKKAGEEFLAINKAKEGVKTTESGLQYVVLKEGEGEVPTANSRVKVHYHGTLIDGTVFDSSVERGEPTEFGVGQVIKGWTEGLQLMKPGAKYKFFIPQELAYGAQQRGQHIKPFSALVFEVELLEIK; encoded by the coding sequence ATGAAATTAACCAACATTTTAGCAGCTACAGTTGTAGGTTTATCAATTGTTTCATGCAGTAACGGTCAGTTTAAACAAAAAAGTTCATTAGCAACAGAAGTAGACTCTGTAAGCTACGCTTTAGGCTTAGATATGGCTAATAAAATAAAAATGAATTTTGATGATATGGATCAGGATTTATTTGTGCAAGGTTTTAAAAATGGTATGGATTCTACAAACCTATTAGTAGAGTCAAAAGATATAAACAATATTTTAAGAGCATTTTTTCAAAAGAAGCAACAAGAAAAAATGAAACAAATGCAAGAAGAGCAAGCTAAAAAAGCAGAAGCTGAATTTGGAGATAACAAAAAAGCAGGAGAAGAGTTTTTAGCAATAAATAAAGCTAAAGAAGGAGTAAAAACTACAGAGAGTGGTTTACAGTATGTAGTTTTAAAAGAAGGAGAAGGCGAAGTTCCAACAGCAAACTCTAGAGTAAAAGTTCATTATCATGGAACTTTAATTGATGGAACTGTGTTTGATAGCTCAGTAGAAAGAGGTGAACCAACTGAATTTGGAGTAGGACAAGTGATTAAAGGATGGACAGAAGGTTTACAGTTAATGAAGCCAGGAGCAAAATATAAATTCTTTATTCCTCAAGAATTAGCCTATGGAGCACAACAAAGAGGGCAACATATTAAGCCTTTTTCAGCTTTAGTTTTTGAAGTAGAGTTATTAGAGATAAAATAA
- the aroC gene encoding chorismate synthase, with the protein MFNSFGNILKLTTFGESHGIAIGGVIDGFPAGVKVNFDAIQQELDRRKPGQSKIVTQRKEPDTVEFLSGIFDGVTTGASIGFAIKNTNQKSKDYNHNTDVYRPSHADYTYDKKYGIRDHRGGGRTSARETANWVVAGALAKQLINHININAFTSSVGDVFMVKPYQDLDFSKIESNIVRCPDEVSAEKMIAKIHEIRKAGDTVGGTITCVAQNVPVGLGEPIFHKLHAELGKAMLSINAVKGFEFGSGFCGAKMQGSEHNDIFNPDGTTRTNLSGGIQGGISNGMDIYFRVAFKPVATIMQNQATTNSKGEATEIHGKGRHDPCVVPRAVPIVEALTALVLADFWLMNKTRRI; encoded by the coding sequence ATGTTTAATTCATTCGGAAATATTTTAAAGTTAACTACATTTGGTGAATCTCATGGAATAGCGATTGGAGGTGTGATTGATGGATTCCCTGCAGGAGTAAAAGTTAATTTTGATGCTATTCAGCAAGAATTAGATCGTCGTAAGCCAGGGCAATCTAAAATAGTAACACAGCGTAAAGAACCAGATACAGTTGAGTTTTTGTCGGGTATTTTTGATGGAGTGACTACAGGAGCCTCAATAGGTTTTGCAATAAAGAATACAAATCAAAAAAGTAAAGATTATAACCATAATACAGATGTGTACCGTCCTTCACATGCCGATTACACGTATGATAAAAAATACGGAATTAGAGATCATAGAGGTGGTGGACGAACATCAGCAAGAGAAACAGCCAATTGGGTTGTGGCAGGAGCGCTAGCAAAGCAATTAATCAATCACATTAATATAAATGCATTTACATCATCAGTAGGAGACGTTTTTATGGTAAAGCCATATCAAGATTTAGACTTTTCTAAAATTGAAAGTAACATTGTCCGTTGTCCTGATGAAGTATCAGCAGAAAAGATGATTGCTAAAATTCATGAAATACGTAAAGCAGGTGATACTGTTGGAGGAACAATAACATGTGTAGCACAAAATGTACCTGTAGGTTTAGGAGAACCTATTTTTCATAAATTACATGCAGAGTTAGGAAAAGCCATGTTATCTATAAACGCTGTAAAAGGATTTGAGTTTGGAAGTGGTTTCTGTGGAGCAAAAATGCAAGGTTCTGAGCATAACGATATTTTTAATCCAGACGGAACAACACGAACTAACTTGTCAGGAGGAATTCAAGGAGGGATTTCTAACGGGATGGATATCTATTTTCGGGTAGCATTCAAACCCGTAGCAACAATAATGCAAAATCAAGCAACAACAAACTCAAAAGGAGAGGCTACTGAGATACACGGAAAAGGGAGACACGACCCTTGTGTAGTACCAAGAGCAGTACCTATTGTAGAGGCATTAACAGCTTTAGTACTCGCCGATTTTTGGTTAATGAATAAAACTAGAAGAATTTAA
- a CDS encoding DUF721 domain-containing protein — protein MAKRENDSFSIKDLMGSFIQENNKLKKGFQKIHIDEAWEKLMGAGVASYTSEVKLQNGTLIVRLSSSVLREELSYGKDKIIRMINEEIGEELVKKLMLV, from the coding sequence ATGGCTAAAAGAGAAAACGATAGTTTTTCAATCAAAGATTTAATGGGAAGCTTTATTCAAGAGAATAATAAGTTGAAAAAAGGATTTCAAAAAATTCATATTGACGAAGCTTGGGAAAAATTGATGGGTGCAGGAGTGGCTTCGTATACCAGTGAAGTAAAACTACAAAACGGAACCTTAATTGTTCGTTTGTCTTCCTCGGTACTACGAGAAGAGTTAAGTTACGGTAAAGATAAGATTATACGCATGATTAATGAGGAAATAGGAGAGGAGCTTGTTAAAAAACTGATGTTGGTATAG
- a CDS encoding phosphatase PAP2 family protein — MIENIIQKDKELLIYLNSLGNEQWDSFWLIITNQFYWAPLFAFLLFLVFKQFGWKKGLFTVVFIAVLVTFSDQFTNFIRGVFERLRPNNDPEIKDVLRTLIRPQSYSFVSGHATTSTVVTVFIILLLKKYVRYIKILVLFPLIFAYSRLYLGVHFPTDILVGFVNGGIIGSLAYKLYTFIDSKFNF, encoded by the coding sequence GTGATAGAAAATATTATACAAAAAGATAAAGAGCTTTTAATTTATCTTAATAGTTTAGGAAATGAGCAATGGGATAGTTTTTGGTTAATAATAACGAATCAGTTCTATTGGGCGCCATTGTTTGCTTTTCTGTTGTTTTTAGTGTTTAAACAGTTTGGGTGGAAAAAAGGATTATTTACAGTGGTTTTTATAGCTGTTTTAGTAACCTTTTCAGACCAATTCACAAATTTCATAAGAGGAGTTTTTGAGAGATTACGTCCTAATAATGACCCAGAAATAAAAGATGTTTTAAGAACGCTAATTAGGCCTCAAAGTTATAGTTTTGTTTCAGGTCACGCAACCACTTCTACAGTAGTTACAGTGTTTATAATTCTTCTTTTAAAGAAGTATGTAAGATATATAAAAATTCTAGTTCTTTTTCCTTTGATTTTTGCCTATAGCAGATTGTACTTAGGAGTACATTTTCCTACAGATATTTTGGTAGGTTTTGTTAATGGAGGTATCATAGGAAGCTTGGCTTATAAGCTATATACTTTTATAGATAGTAAGTTTAATTTTTAA
- a CDS encoding PA0069 family radical SAM protein, translating into MDYIKGRGAQHNTHNKFIQHQHEVLDDFLNYCEAEKESADNNKTTYLEIYPKTILNKVKSPDIGFSYSMNPYQGCEHGCIYCYARNTHEYWGYSAGLDFERKILYKTNAPELLEKKLRSRNWQPQNIMFSGNTDCYQPIEKKLEITRKMLQVLLKLKHPASMITKNALILRDLDILKEMAAMNLVRVNISITSLLEETRRVVEPRTATIEKRLETVKTLAENNIPVNVMMAPIIPSINSHEILPLVKKVSELGATSVAYTIVRLNGAIGEIFTNWVRKTYPDRANKILHQIEDTHKGSLNDSRYGSRMRGEGKIAEQINTQFKLARKLYLKDKTLPPLDYTKFDKYQTNQTTLF; encoded by the coding sequence ATGGACTATATTAAAGGGCGTGGTGCACAACACAACACGCACAATAAATTTATACAACATCAACACGAGGTGTTAGATGACTTTTTAAATTATTGCGAAGCTGAAAAAGAATCAGCAGATAACAATAAAACAACCTATTTAGAAATTTATCCCAAAACAATTTTAAATAAAGTAAAAAGTCCAGACATTGGATTCTCATATTCAATGAATCCATACCAAGGCTGTGAGCATGGATGTATATATTGCTATGCACGTAACACGCATGAATATTGGGGGTATTCAGCAGGATTAGATTTTGAACGTAAAATACTGTATAAAACAAATGCACCAGAACTATTAGAGAAAAAACTGCGAAGTCGTAATTGGCAACCCCAAAATATTATGTTTTCAGGAAATACAGACTGTTACCAACCAATAGAAAAGAAGCTTGAAATCACACGAAAAATGCTACAAGTGCTGTTAAAGTTAAAGCATCCAGCAAGTATGATAACAAAAAATGCACTAATACTTCGTGATTTAGATATCTTAAAAGAAATGGCAGCTATGAATTTAGTGAGAGTGAATATATCAATCACATCGTTGTTAGAAGAAACAAGAAGAGTAGTAGAGCCAAGAACAGCAACAATCGAAAAAAGATTAGAAACAGTTAAGACGCTAGCGGAAAATAATATTCCAGTTAATGTTATGATGGCGCCAATTATACCTTCAATCAATAGTCATGAAATATTACCATTAGTAAAAAAAGTAAGTGAGTTAGGAGCAACATCAGTTGCATATACAATAGTACGTTTGAATGGAGCGATAGGGGAAATTTTTACCAATTGGGTAAGAAAAACCTACCCAGATAGAGCAAACAAAATACTACATCAAATAGAAGACACGCATAAAGGCTCGTTGAATGATTCACGTTATGGGAGTAGAATGAGAGGAGAAGGAAAAATAGCAGAGCAAATAAATACACAATTTAAGCTGGCAAGAAAATTGTATTTAAAAGATAAAACACTCCCTCCGCTAGATTATACCAAATTTGATAAGTACCAAACTAA
- a CDS encoding HEAT repeat domain-containing protein encodes MDRTEFYRILEMTQDDGHPHWPSKIPNPELVKQGKQVIPYLIEALRTEHASSAVITLAGIGIDALPALNAEIETTEIRRPVFRSLIYLAHMHKLLNPKISFQHLIELVTIDYEITESNFHKRQEKESIQSDAINILGLYNIKEAVPALLEKLHHHNYLCVCACKALSRIKDPVALEPLVNVLQDEQKFWVPRGAAAIAIGDFGLLAKHLLPQLERSLHYEIKDSSEKWDERAKNAVADSIRKITDPNSQSMLKGKGFKYEMWGIY; translated from the coding sequence ATGGATAGAACAGAATTCTACAGGATACTCGAGATGACACAGGATGACGGACATCCTCATTGGCCATCGAAAATTCCTAATCCAGAATTAGTAAAGCAAGGTAAACAAGTTATTCCGTATCTAATAGAAGCGCTGAGGACAGAACATGCTTCATCAGCCGTTATTACACTTGCTGGAATTGGTATAGATGCACTCCCTGCTTTAAATGCTGAAATTGAAACGACAGAAATTAGAAGACCTGTATTCCGCTCTCTAATTTATCTTGCCCACATGCACAAGTTGTTGAATCCCAAAATATCATTCCAGCACCTAATCGAACTTGTAACCATTGACTATGAAATAACGGAAAGCAATTTCCATAAACGACAAGAAAAAGAAAGCATACAATCGGATGCAATAAATATCCTAGGACTATATAACATTAAGGAAGCTGTTCCTGCTTTACTAGAAAAACTACATCACCATAACTACCTTTGTGTTTGCGCTTGTAAGGCACTATCAAGGATAAAAGATCCTGTAGCGTTAGAACCACTAGTGAATGTTTTACAGGACGAACAAAAATTTTGGGTTCCTAGAGGGGCTGCAGCTATCGCCATTGGTGATTTTGGATTACTCGCTAAACATCTATTACCTCAACTTGAAAGGTCTTTACATTACGAAATAAAAGACAGTAGTGAAAAATGGGATGAGCGCGCTAAAAATGCGGTTGCAGATTCAATTAGAAAAATTACTGACCCAAATAGCCAATCAATGCTTAAAGGAAAAGGGTTTAAGTACGAGATGTGGGGAATCTACTAG
- a CDS encoding DHH family phosphoesterase — translation MILKHFTELKEFLSKPRNIVIIGHRNPDGDAIGSTLGLKHYLDKKGHTAQVLMPNEYPDFLHWVPGSKTVKRFDRQNNQSVKALAKSNIVFLLDFNALHRVGSDMQNTLEQYENDFALIDHHQQPDDFMYMYSDTSMSSTCQMVYNFIEMMGDVELIDKNIATCLYTGIMTDTGSFRFRSTTSTTHRIIANLIDKGAENDKIHSNVHDANSYNRLLLLGQALSNMKVLPEYKTAFITLTEEEKRKFNYEKGDTEGVVNYALSLKGIVFAAIFIEDEEQGIVKISFRSKGKFSVNQFARNYFNGGGHDNAAGGRSDDSLENTIARFKSLLPTYQQELEKSYEA, via the coding sequence ATGATTTTAAAGCATTTTACAGAATTAAAAGAGTTCTTATCTAAACCTAGGAATATTGTAATAATTGGGCATAGAAACCCAGATGGAGATGCAATTGGTTCAACATTAGGTTTAAAACATTATTTAGATAAAAAAGGACATACGGCACAAGTGTTAATGCCAAACGAATATCCTGATTTTTTGCATTGGGTTCCTGGGTCAAAAACTGTTAAGCGTTTTGATCGTCAAAACAACCAATCTGTCAAAGCTTTAGCGAAGTCTAACATTGTTTTCTTACTAGACTTTAATGCGTTACATAGAGTAGGAAGTGATATGCAAAACACTTTAGAGCAATACGAAAACGATTTTGCTTTAATAGATCACCATCAACAACCAGACGATTTCATGTATATGTATTCAGATACTTCCATGTCTTCAACTTGTCAAATGGTATACAACTTTATTGAAATGATGGGAGATGTAGAGTTAATAGATAAAAATATAGCAACTTGCTTATATACGGGTATTATGACCGATACAGGTTCTTTCCGTTTTAGATCTACAACAAGTACCACTCATAGAATTATAGCAAATTTAATAGATAAAGGAGCTGAAAATGATAAGATTCACAGTAATGTACACGATGCAAACTCTTACAATAGATTATTGTTGTTAGGGCAAGCACTTAGTAATATGAAAGTTTTACCAGAATATAAAACAGCATTTATAACACTTACTGAGGAAGAAAAGAGAAAATTTAATTACGAAAAAGGAGATACTGAAGGGGTAGTAAACTATGCATTATCTTTGAAAGGAATTGTATTTGCTGCCATTTTTATTGAAGATGAAGAACAAGGAATTGTGAAAATATCTTTTCGTTCAAAAGGAAAATTCTCTGTAAACCAGTTTGCACGTAATTATTTTAATGGAGGAGGACATGATAATGCAGCTGGAGGTAGAAGTGATGATAGCTTGGAAAATACGATAGCAAGATTTAAGTCGTTATTACCTACATACCAACAAGAGTTAGAAAAATCGTATGAAGCATAA
- a CDS encoding Hsp20/alpha crystallin family protein — MSNLINVPKNGSLTSTNSNVNFPNLSSWLDDVFNRDLPAVFTSNFNTGITLPKVNIKETADSYIVEMAVPGLSKSDFHINIDNQILSISTEIKETNEEKQENYTRREFGYSSFKRTFTLPESVNDDKINASYKDGILNIFLPKKDEAKQKPARTIKIS, encoded by the coding sequence ATGAGCAATTTAATTAATGTTCCTAAAAACGGAAGTTTAACAAGCACTAATTCAAACGTAAACTTCCCTAACTTGTCTAGTTGGCTAGATGATGTGTTTAATAGAGATCTTCCAGCTGTGTTTACATCAAACTTTAATACAGGAATTACTTTACCTAAAGTAAACATTAAAGAAACAGCAGATAGTTATATTGTAGAAATGGCTGTTCCTGGTTTAAGCAAATCTGATTTTCATATAAATATTGATAATCAAATATTATCTATTAGCACAGAAATAAAAGAAACAAATGAAGAAAAACAAGAAAACTATACTCGTAGAGAGTTTGGATATTCTTCGTTTAAAAGAACATTTACGCTACCAGAAAGCGTGAATGATGATAAGATTAATGCTAGCTACAAGGATGGTATCTTAAACATCTTTTTACCTAAAAAAGATGAAGCAAAACAAAAACCAGCAAGAACAATTAAAATTTCATAA
- a CDS encoding nucleoside-diphosphate kinase yields MATNRTFTMIKPDAVENGHTGAILEKINAAGFRIVAMKKTQMTKRDAETFYGVHSERPFFGELVEFMTRGPIIAAILEKDNAVEDFRTLIGATNPAEAAEGTIRQLYATSIGENAVHGSDSDENAAIEGAFHFSGREMF; encoded by the coding sequence ATGGCAACAAATAGAACTTTTACAATGATTAAACCAGATGCTGTTGAAAACGGACATACTGGTGCAATTTTAGAAAAAATTAATGCTGCAGGTTTCAGAATCGTAGCTATGAAAAAAACACAAATGACGAAGCGTGATGCTGAGACTTTTTACGGGGTACACAGCGAGCGTCCTTTCTTTGGTGAGTTAGTTGAGTTTATGACTCGCGGACCAATCATCGCTGCTATCTTAGAAAAAGACAACGCTGTTGAAGATTTTAGAACTTTAATTGGTGCTACAAACCCAGCTGAAGCTGCTGAAGGAACTATCCGTCAGTTATATGCTACTTCTATTGGAGAAAATGCAGTACACGGTTCTGATTCTGATGAAAACGCAGCTATCGAAGGAGCTTTCCACTTTTCTGGTAGAGAAATGTTTTAA
- the gldI gene encoding gliding motility-associated peptidyl-prolyl isomerase GldI, which translates to MKHKIILFVFTAILIVSCKEPQARRPKQHGTTNFYKEVLKENKKLNALEKKRLEEWVAKDTLKEYKTSPNGFWYTYITKDTLNSSSPKFEDLVMLSYNIVSLNGDVLYETKERSYKVDKEDFIPALQDGIKLMKKGETITFVIPSYRAFGVTGDGNKIAVNQPIQSTVTLIDIKSKIEE; encoded by the coding sequence ATGAAGCATAAAATAATACTTTTTGTTTTTACAGCTATACTTATAGTGTCTTGTAAAGAGCCGCAAGCAAGAAGACCAAAGCAACACGGTACAACAAATTTTTATAAAGAAGTTCTTAAAGAGAATAAGAAACTAAACGCTTTAGAAAAAAAACGTTTAGAAGAATGGGTGGCTAAAGATACTCTTAAAGAATATAAAACTTCACCTAACGGTTTTTGGTATACATATATTACTAAAGATACATTAAACTCAAGTTCTCCGAAGTTTGAAGATTTAGTTATGTTGTCTTACAATATAGTAAGTCTGAATGGAGATGTTCTTTATGAAACAAAGGAGAGAAGTTACAAAGTAGATAAAGAAGATTTTATTCCTGCATTACAAGATGGAATAAAGTTGATGAAAAAAGGAGAAACTATTACATTTGTCATTCCATCATACAGAGCTTTTGGAGTTACTGGAGATGGAAATAAAATAGCTGTAAATCAGCCAATACAAAGTACAGTAACATTAATCGATATAAAATCAAAAATAGAAGAATGA
- a CDS encoding alkaline phosphatase D family protein — protein MKSTKFITLLTFLLSIPFLSFSQDTFSIAFGSCNNQKLNNPFWENILSLQPDVWIWGGDNIYADTNNMRKMKRMYKSQKKVKGYKELTTKVPILATWDDHDYGKNDAGVEFEMKDESQQLFLDFLDVPKNSPRRKQRGVYHSKTFNTKDGSVKIIVLDTRYFRTSLTRGTNGQRFQPNKYNEGTILGDTQWKWLTNELTNSTATFTIIVSSIQILSKEHGFEKWGNFPHEVANLFSLIKKAKNTNVILLSGDRHISEFSKTTIEGLAYPLIDFTSSGLTHAYSSFSSEENNFRIGNVVNSLSYGTLLLDLKTKKVTFQMRGKNKSILQEINQVYP, from the coding sequence ATGAAATCTACTAAATTTATTACCCTATTAACCTTTTTGCTAAGTATCCCTTTTCTATCTTTTAGTCAAGATACATTTTCCATTGCTTTTGGATCTTGTAATAACCAAAAACTTAACAATCCTTTTTGGGAAAACATTCTATCACTTCAACCCGATGTATGGATTTGGGGTGGAGATAATATTTATGCAGATACTAATAACATGCGTAAAATGAAACGTATGTATAAAAGTCAAAAAAAGGTTAAAGGATATAAAGAACTAACTACCAAAGTTCCAATTCTTGCTACATGGGATGATCATGATTATGGTAAAAATGATGCAGGTGTAGAATTTGAAATGAAAGACGAAAGTCAACAATTATTTTTAGATTTCTTAGATGTTCCCAAAAACTCTCCTAGAAGAAAACAACGAGGCGTTTACCACTCTAAAACTTTCAACACAAAAGATGGTAGTGTTAAAATTATTGTTTTAGATACTCGCTATTTTAGAACTTCACTTACTAGAGGTACTAACGGACAACGTTTTCAACCTAACAAATATAACGAAGGTACTATTTTAGGCGATACACAATGGAAATGGCTTACAAATGAACTTACAAACTCTACTGCTACTTTTACTATAATTGTAAGCAGTATTCAAATCTTATCAAAAGAACATGGTTTTGAAAAATGGGGTAACTTTCCTCATGAAGTAGCTAATTTATTCAGTTTAATTAAAAAAGCTAAAAACACCAACGTAATTCTTCTTTCTGGAGATAGACATATTTCTGAGTTTTCTAAAACAACTATTGAAGGACTTGCTTATCCTCTTATAGATTTCACTTCAAGTGGGTTAACACATGCTTATTCTTCATTTTCTTCAGAAGAAAACAACTTCAGAATAGGAAATGTTGTAAATTCTTTAAGCTATGGAACGTTGCTTTTAGATTTAAAAACTAAAAAAGTAACCTTTCAAATGCGTGGTAAAAACAAATCTATCTTACAAGAAATCAACCAAGTATACCCTTAA
- a CDS encoding peptidylprolyl isomerase, protein MKLFKIVFVVLIMFVSCKSAKYPNLENGLYADIQTNRGDILVKFFYDKVPMTVANFVALSEGTHPKMIDSLKGTPFYDGTKFHRVIKDFMIQGGDRTGTGAGDAGYTFADEFPMDEEGKLLYKHDGPGVLSMANYSRPVTNSSQFFITHKATPWLDGGHSVFGRVLQGQSVVDTIQKNDYIKQIEILRIGEEAAKFDAPVVFENELANVEKKEEERKKKLEELKQKYQEEQGINDAITTDSGLKILSLQKGSGKKVNPALPTTAHYTLYLADGRKIDSSLDKGEAFVFTVDDENFPLIAGWKEGVRTMREGDKVRLFIPSYLGYGDRRVGPIPPKSDLIFEIEVLKVGK, encoded by the coding sequence ATGAAATTATTTAAAATTGTATTTGTTGTATTGATAATGTTTGTATCATGTAAATCAGCGAAATACCCTAATTTAGAAAACGGGTTGTATGCAGATATCCAAACAAACAGAGGAGATATCTTAGTAAAGTTTTTTTATGATAAAGTTCCAATGACAGTAGCGAATTTTGTAGCCTTGAGTGAAGGAACACATCCTAAAATGATAGATTCGTTAAAAGGAACACCGTTTTATGATGGAACGAAGTTTCATAGGGTTATTAAAGATTTTATGATACAAGGAGGGGATAGAACAGGAACAGGTGCTGGTGATGCGGGTTATACATTTGCCGATGAATTCCCAATGGATGAAGAAGGAAAACTGTTGTATAAGCACGACGGACCAGGGGTGTTGTCTATGGCAAACTACTCAAGACCAGTTACCAATTCTAGTCAATTTTTTATTACACACAAAGCAACACCTTGGTTAGATGGTGGACATTCGGTTTTTGGTCGTGTTTTGCAAGGTCAGTCAGTAGTAGATACCATTCAGAAAAATGACTATATAAAACAGATAGAAATTTTAAGAATAGGAGAAGAGGCGGCTAAGTTTGATGCTCCAGTAGTTTTTGAAAATGAATTAGCAAACGTTGAAAAGAAAGAAGAAGAGAGAAAGAAAAAGCTAGAAGAGTTAAAACAAAAGTATCAAGAAGAACAAGGAATTAATGATGCAATTACAACTGATTCTGGTTTGAAAATTTTGTCATTACAAAAAGGAAGTGGAAAAAAAGTAAATCCAGCATTACCAACAACAGCGCATTATACGCTGTATTTAGCAGATGGAAGAAAAATAGATTCTAGTTTAGATAAAGGAGAAGCTTTTGTTTTTACTGTAGATGACGAAAACTTTCCATTAATAGCAGGTTGGAAAGAAGGAGTGAGAACAATGAGAGAAGGAGATAAAGTACGATTGTTTATACCTTCTTATCTAGGATATGGAGACCGTAGAGTAGGACCGATACCTCCAAAATCGGATTTAATTTTTGAAATAGAAGTATTAAAAGTAGGAAAGTAA
- a CDS encoding Shedu anti-phage system protein SduA domain-containing protein — protein MKKKDRLSKWKKEEKHPLGFESPVDSDFEEFLEKRNSRNTSEEKNPFNSNYDLMKMTRELVFDIKNGVPVFHYICPMLDTKELELSYHHLLDSVIEGDDVDIEREVINTLGLATALEVPVYPNNDKVEIELSNYYRKLIQNGFTAPDEDGNDVKIRPVNSKKMDDFKVDKLSKIDLTKFWSPTDLLMLKQVVKDEFLKLNNAHRTLTMLEIAIEQLEKLLDTSKRNENSLQKCITENPILLGLDYAKIIPKHKLGSEFEVDYALEKFNGLIDLMEIESSNLSIFTKQGNPSSYLVHAEQQVIDWLDWTEKNNAYARIGLEGLISPKGFVIIGRSSSLTEKTKASLIRRNKAFNGNITIMTYDDVLRKAKSLRDILKTEKN, from the coding sequence ATGAAGAAAAAAGATAGACTTTCAAAATGGAAAAAAGAGGAAAAACATCCTCTAGGATTTGAAAGTCCCGTTGATTCTGATTTCGAAGAATTTCTTGAAAAAAGGAATAGTCGCAATACTTCAGAAGAAAAAAATCCTTTTAACTCAAATTATGACTTAATGAAAATGACTAGAGAATTGGTCTTTGATATTAAAAACGGAGTTCCAGTCTTTCATTATATCTGTCCAATGCTTGACACGAAAGAATTGGAATTATCGTATCATCATCTTTTGGATAGTGTAATCGAAGGCGATGATGTCGATATTGAACGTGAGGTTATAAACACTCTTGGTTTAGCTACAGCACTTGAAGTTCCTGTTTATCCAAATAATGACAAAGTTGAAATTGAACTTTCAAATTACTATCGAAAATTGATTCAAAATGGATTTACCGCACCTGATGAAGATGGCAATGATGTAAAAATCAGACCCGTAAATTCAAAGAAAATGGACGACTTTAAAGTTGACAAATTATCGAAAATTGATTTGACAAAGTTTTGGTCACCTACCGATTTACTAATGCTAAAACAAGTTGTTAAAGATGAATTTTTAAAGTTGAACAATGCGCATCGCACATTAACAATGCTAGAAATAGCCATTGAACAACTAGAAAAACTTTTGGATACATCAAAAAGGAATGAGAATAGTTTACAAAAATGTATTACCGAAAATCCAATTCTTTTAGGACTTGACTATGCAAAAATTATCCCTAAACATAAATTAGGCTCTGAATTTGAAGTAGATTATGCATTAGAAAAATTCAACGGCTTAATTGACTTAATGGAAATTGAATCTAGTAACCTAAGTATTTTTACAAAACAAGGTAATCCGTCTAGTTATTTAGTTCACGCAGAACAGCAAGTTATTGATTGGCTAGATTGGACTGAGAAAAATAATGCTTATGCCAGAATTGGACTAGAAGGACTAATATCCCCTAAAGGTTTTGTAATAATTGGTAGAAGTTCAAGTTTAACCGAAAAAACAAAAGCAAGTCTAATTAGAAGAAACAAAGCATTTAATGGAAACATTACGATTATGACTTACGATGATGTTTTAAGAAAAGCTAAAAGCTTGAGAGATATTTTAAAAACTGAAAAAAACTAG